TCCTGATCCCCTCTTTGCTAAAGGTGTCCCCTGCTGTTTTAGGGAATATGAATTATATCTTAATGGTGGCTGGATTAAAATAGATAATGGAATACCAAAAAATAAGGATAGAATTCGTTTTGAATAATTTAATAATCTACTTCTATATTTTATTTGTACAAAGGATTTGTATTTTCAAAAATTTTCTGTTATAATCACGTTATAATGATTTAAACTCATATTTAAAATAGAATATGTATTTTAAAATATCCTTATCGCATAATATAGAAATACATAGAAATTTATAACCAAAATGGAATACATATCCATATAATAAAAAATATAGAATTCATGATTCACTTGAATCGCACCTATAAAGGTATAAATAGAAAAAAGCCAAAAATTATTTGTTGATTAGCATAAAATCAAATTTTAAGGCATAAAGGAGGCTTAAAGAGTGCCGCTTCTGGGAAATATGAAATTTATCAATTTTGCAGTTAAAGATCTGCATTATCAGTAAAACACAATAAGTATAATTATTATATTATTAGCAGAAGTTATGATTCTTGAGGTTTTTTATATGGATTATCCGGACAAAATAGCCGAAGAGATATTCTCCAACACCCATTTCATGATAGCTTATATGGATAAAGAATTTAATTTTATCAGGGTGAACAAAGCTTATGCAGAGGCTAACGGGAAAAATTCTGAATATTTCATAAATAAAAACCATTTTGAATTATTTCCAAATCTCGAAAATGAAAGAATATTTAAGAATGTTGTGGAGACTGGCGAATCATATAGTGCTTATGCCCGGCCTTTTGAACACCCATATTTAGGCCTTACTTACTGGGATTGGGATTTACAACCCATAAAAGATGCTGCTGGAAAAGTTGAAAATTTAATTTTAAGTTTAATCAATGTAACGCCCTATAAATTTGATGAAAAGCGCTTTAAAAGAGATCAAAGCAGGGAACTTGAAAAACTGGTTGAAGAACGTGCCAGAGATTTAGAAAATGAGATCAATGAGCATAAAAAAGTAGCTGAAAAATTAAGAGAGAGTGAAAACCGATACCATAGTTTATTTGAGGATAACCATGCTACAATGCTGTTTATAGATCCAGATACTGGGGACATTGTTGATGCTAATCCTGCTGCAAGCTCATTTTACGGCTATGATATAGAAGAATTAAAAAAAATGAAAATTACAGATATTAACGTGCTAACAGAGGAAGAAGTCTTTAATGAAATACAAAAAGCACGAATCAAGAAAAAGAATTATTTTTCATTTAAACATCGTTTAGCCAGTGGAGAAATTCACAATGTGGATACATACAGCGGCCCCATAACATTTAGTGGTAGAAATATCCTTTATTCTATTGTTCATGATGTTACAGAACGTGAAAAAGCTCAAAAAGCTCTTCAAATGGAACGTGAACTTTTAGGAACCATAATTGATGCAATACCTGTAATGATTACTATCTATACACCTTCAGTGGAGAATATTCAGGTGAATAAGGCCTTTGAGAAAATAACTGGCTGGAGTAATGAAGAAATTCAAGAACTGGACATTATGAAAGCAGTTTATCCTGATCCAGACTACCGGCAGGAAGTTGCTGAATTTATGAATTCCATATCTGGATGGAAAGACATCAAAATGACCATCAAAGATGGTTCAAAAATAGCATCATCATGGGCAAATGTTCCTATTCCAGACGGCCGTCAAGTAGGGATAGGTATTGATATCAGTCAGAGAAAGCAAATGGAAAAAGAATTAAGAGAAGCCCGTGATAAACTTGAAGAAAAGGTTCAAGAGCGGACGATTGAACTTGAAGAAGCTTATGAAGCCCTGAAAGAAAATGAAATGCAGCTTAAAGATCTGGTGGCTGATCTGGAGCGTTCCAACGAAGAGCTACGTAGTTTTGCTTATATTACTAGTCACGATTTGCAGGAGCCGCTTAGAACTATGGCCAGTTTTTCACAACTTCTGGAAAGGCGTTATAAAGGACGGCTGGATAGTGATGCCGACGAGTTTCTGGATTTCATTATAAACGCCGCAGTTAGAATGAAAGAGATGATTCAAGGATTACTGGATTATTCACGTGTTGAAAGGGAAGGAAAAGAATTTATAAAGACAGATATGAATTTAAAACTTGAAAAAGCCGTTTCTAACCTTAGATCCGCTATTGATGAATCCAGTGCCATAATTACCCATGATGACCTCCCAAAGGTTTTTGCAGAACCTGATCAGATGGTTAGAGTGTTCCAGAACATTATAGGTAATGCAATCAAATTTAGAAAGGCAGATGAACAGCTTAAAATTCATATTTCAGTCAGAATAGATAAAAAGAGGAGAGAATGGATATTTTCAGTATCTGATAATGGGATAGGGATGGAAGAAAAATACGCCGACAGAATATTCGAAGTTTTCAAGCGTTTGCACACAGTTGATAAATATGAAGGGGCAGGAATTGGTTTAGCTATTGTTAAAAGGATAATTGATGCTCATGGCGGGTATATCTGGGTTGAATCCAAACTAGGCAAAGGATCCACTTTTTACTTTACTATACCATTTAAACAGAGTTAAATCCTCATATTAATTCCAGTTACATTTTTTTGAATTTTTTCTTTAAATAACAATTTTTTTAGATGGATTTTAATTTATTAATTCCCCAATCTCGTCAGCTACTTTCCAGTGCTTGCCTTTCTTTTCATTTCTCCGTATTAACCATATCCCAATCGCTGCTCCGACTATACCCCCAGCAGTATCTGTGAAGAAGTCATTCATAGTATCATCCAGAGGATCCTGTGTTGGCGAACCCTGCATTTGAGTGTTACCTGTAATCTTCCCCAGAGGACCATCAGATAAGTACGTATCATAAGTATATTCTCCCATTTCAAGTATAGCCCCAAAACCAATGGTCATAATTATAATAACAAATGCCATAACACCATATGATGCTTTAAGCTTACCATAGAAGTACATAGTATAAACAACCATCATACCAATTAATGCAATATATAATGGCAGCATAAAATGCATGAAATTATCATAATGTGGGAGTTTAACATATAATCCGAGCGCATCCCCACCAACAAGCTCAAAAAGCACCATTGCCAGTAATAAAAGCTCAATTTCTACTGGTAGTGCACGTATCCTACCTTTTGTGAAGAATGCGGGTGCATTGATTATTGCAAGCGCTATCAGAATCAATAAACCGAATATTCTTTCAGCACCGTTTGCACCGCCGAAAATCAAAATATAAACACCAGAAATTAAAAGAAAAATCCTTAATATTCGAAGCAAATTCCTCTGGAGAGGGCTCATATCTTCCTGATCTGGATTTAAAAAACTCATTGTTATCACCCGATAATGTATTCTATAATTTAATAGAATTTTACTGATTAATGGTTTTAGATGTATTATATAAATAATTTGTTGTATTTTAGAACTTCAATTTAAAATCTTCATATTTTAATATACAATCAGAATCTAAATAACTATAGTTTACGTTTTTACATGTCTAAAAACCCTTAAACCAAATTTATACATTTAAAAATTAATATTTATATAAATTTCAATGATTTATGAAAGTTTTCCAGTTTATTTTACTTTTTAGATTTTTATCCTGAATTACAAGAGTATATGCTCTTTAATAATTTTTAGTAAAATATAATACCTAATATTATCAAACATAGTTATATTAGAATTAAAGAGTTGCTGGATACTTAAAAATGAGAGGTTGAAAAAACCCGTCAAAACTTCAAAAATTCTACGAATTTTTGATAGCTTAGGTTTTTGAACCACAAATTTTTTAAAAATTTTGAGGTTGAAGAAAATCTACGATTTTCTGAACCACAATAATATAAAATTATTGAGGTGGTAATATTGCAGAAGATGATAAGTGCATTGATTTTTATTATTCTTGGTCTGATAGTTCTGGCTTTTCCCCTTTTAGGAGTTATACCCCTTAGCATTTTAACTGGTTTTTCAGTGCTATTTTTGGGTATAGGTCTGTTACTAACCGGGATATCATTCATAGGTGAAAACGCAGTTATGGGTATTATCGATGTGATTTTAGGGATACTTGCCCTGATTCTCGGTCTTGGATTTATTTTCAACCCTGCTCTGTTCAGTTTTGTAGCTGGTTTATTTGTATTTATTGCAGGTATATTCCTGATAATAGCAGGTATTTTTGATACAGTGAATAAAGCCGGTGGAACCAGATGGTTAGGCATATTAAATTTAGTATTAGGTATTATTTATCTAATAGTTGCTATCTTTATAGCAAATCCACTAGTTTTAGGGGTATTAATTGGTTTATGGCTTTTAATTGTTGGAATATTGATGTTATTCCAGAAAGATTAAAACCAATTCAGCAACTCTTTTTTTAAATATATTTAAAATTTAATTTTTTATTAAATGCTTTAACTTAGTTATTATTACTCAGTATACTGAATTCAAAATGTTATATTAGAAATGTTTAAAGGATATAGGTAGATTTATTAATTTAAAGAAATAATTAGCAAGTAAGATCAAAAATTATGTTTAAAGGTGAAAAAAAATGAACTGTCCAAATTGCGGAGAAGAAATTGGAGATGCTAAATTTTGCCCCAGTTGTGGGGAGAAAGTTGAAGAAGTTTCCGCTCAGAAATACTGTCCAGACTGTAACATAGAAGTTGGTGAGGCTAATTTTTGCCCTGACTGCGGCGGTAAAACAGAGCCAATTCCAGAAGATGTTTATGAAGAACCTACCTATACTACCAGTAAATACACAATACAGGAATTTTTAGATAAAACTGCTGAAAAAGTGGTTGGAGAAGAAGTTTTCGAACTTGAAAATCCCTATCTGCTGGATATCAACTTAAATGGGAAAGTATGGACCAAATGGGGGGCTATGGTAGCATACACTGGTGATGTTAAATTTAAAAAACAGAGCTCCCTTGAGGGTGGTATCAGCAAATTCGTGATGAAGAAAGTAAGCGGTGAAAGCAGTAAACTCATGTCAGCAAAAGGACAGGGACATGTATATCTTGCTGATAACGGAAAGAAAATCACCATTTTAAATATGGAAGGCAATAGATTATACGTTAACGGGAACGACATCCTTGCA
This genomic window from Methanobacterium sp. contains:
- a CDS encoding PAS domain S-box protein, producing MILEVFYMDYPDKIAEEIFSNTHFMIAYMDKEFNFIRVNKAYAEANGKNSEYFINKNHFELFPNLENERIFKNVVETGESYSAYARPFEHPYLGLTYWDWDLQPIKDAAGKVENLILSLINVTPYKFDEKRFKRDQSRELEKLVEERARDLENEINEHKKVAEKLRESENRYHSLFEDNHATMLFIDPDTGDIVDANPAASSFYGYDIEELKKMKITDINVLTEEEVFNEIQKARIKKKNYFSFKHRLASGEIHNVDTYSGPITFSGRNILYSIVHDVTEREKAQKALQMERELLGTIIDAIPVMITIYTPSVENIQVNKAFEKITGWSNEEIQELDIMKAVYPDPDYRQEVAEFMNSISGWKDIKMTIKDGSKIASSWANVPIPDGRQVGIGIDISQRKQMEKELREARDKLEEKVQERTIELEEAYEALKENEMQLKDLVADLERSNEELRSFAYITSHDLQEPLRTMASFSQLLERRYKGRLDSDADEFLDFIINAAVRMKEMIQGLLDYSRVEREGKEFIKTDMNLKLEKAVSNLRSAIDESSAIITHDDLPKVFAEPDQMVRVFQNIIGNAIKFRKADEQLKIHISVRIDKKRREWIFSVSDNGIGMEEKYADRIFEVFKRLHTVDKYEGAGIGLAIVKRIIDAHGGYIWVESKLGKGSTFYFTIPFKQS
- a CDS encoding DUF308 domain-containing protein, which encodes MISALIFIILGLIVLAFPLLGVIPLSILTGFSVLFLGIGLLLTGISFIGENAVMGIIDVILGILALILGLGFIFNPALFSFVAGLFVFIAGIFLIIAGIFDTVNKAGGTRWLGILNLVLGIIYLIVAIFIANPLVLGVLIGLWLLIVGILMLFQKD
- a CDS encoding AIM24 family protein, whose translation is MNCPNCGEEIGDAKFCPSCGEKVEEVSAQKYCPDCNIEVGEANFCPDCGGKTEPIPEDVYEEPTYTTSKYTIQEFLDKTAEKVVGEEVFELENPYLLDINLNGKVWTKWGAMVAYTGDVKFKKQSSLEGGISKFVMKKVSGESSKLMSAKGQGHVYLADNGKKITILNMEGNRLYVNGNDILAFEETIDWDIKMMSGAGAMQGGLFNMRLEGYGMIAITTHYTPITLAVTPDRPVFTDPNATVAWSDGLSIDYKTDVNLGTLFGRGSGETFQMAFRGNGFVIVQPFEEIAGGYGQI